Part of the Bacteriovorax stolpii genome, CCAAAAATACGAATGTGGTTATTCCTATTTATGTGATGCAAAGAAATAGCGAATACTGGGAAAATCCTTCCGAATTTAGACCAGAACGATTTTTAAATGAAGCTAACGAAAAATCTTATGCTTTTCTTCCCTACTCTAGAGGTCCTAGAAGATGTATTGCAGAGCTTTTTGCGAACACTGAAATGGCAATTATTGTTGTTTTAATGCTTAAGCGCTTTTCTCTTTCTCTAAAAGCAAGTGAGCTGCCAGAAGAAGAAGCCTTCGTGAGCCTAAAGCCAACTGGTGGGATGCTCATTGAATTTTCTTGGCGCTAAAACCCTATTTCTTTCTCCATGAATCCAGACACTATTTAGGCTAAAGTACTTAGAGATAAATGAGCCCGTGAAAATATATTGTTCATTTGGGTTTAGGTAAATCTTGGATTGAATCGTTAAAAGTTTCTTTTTAGAATGCTTATGCTCTAAAGACATCGGATTAAAAAGCTTCATATTAGTATGGTGGTTTTTATGAAAGTATCCTCCCATAGTAAAGAAGTTTGCAACTTTATAATATAGATTGTGATTGAGATTCACAATCTCTACAGATCCATCTACATGGTCGCGATGACAAACATAATTAATGTGGGCAAAGATTGTTACAATTGTTAAGAATGAAGGAATATAAAAAAATAAAAATAAAAAATTCCCAAGAAAAATATACCAGATCGCAAGCCTTAGAACTAAATTTAAATGAAAGACCACCGTTTGAGCCTTCATGATTTTTTGGTAATCTTCTTCTTTTCCATGCACAGAGAATAAATAAGCCTTTGCTGCTTTAATCATGTATCTCATAGGAGCAGATAAAAAAACAATAAAACTCATCCCTTTAGGATTAACCGGGTCCATCTCATCATCTGAGTGTTGATGGTGAAGAATGTGAACTAAAGAAAAATTTGTAAATCCATAAAGAACCCAGTATCCACAATATTCACCTACAATCCTATTGAATAACTTTGTAGAAACTGACCTGACCCCGAAAATCTGGACTATTCAAAACCTTACACTCTGTTAAACTTTAACATGTAGAGGGTAAAAAAATGAAAAAATCAAAGTTCAGCGAAGAAAAAATCGTCCATATTCTCCAAGAGGCCAAGTCGGGTAATTCAACTGTTCAAGAAGTCTGTCGCAAACACGGCATCACCACAGTGACCTACTATGCTTGGAAAAGAAAATACAACGGCGTTGAAGTGGCCGAGCTTAAAAAAATGAAAGAGCTTGAAGCTGAGAATGCAAAACTCAAACGTCTTGTGGCCAATCTCTCTCTTGATAATTTGATTTTGAAGGATATTAACTCAAAAAAGTGGTAGGCCCCAAAATAAAGCGCACAATGGTGAGCTACATAAGAGACAGCTACAGGATGAGCTGCTCTAGGGCCTGCAGAATCCTTGATCTTCAGAAAGCAACCTTCTACTACAAAGAGGTTGAAGACGTTGCTGAAATCAAGCTTAGAGCGCGTTTAAAAGAGCTTGCAGAAAAGCATCCAGGTTTTGGGCTTAGAACTTTACATGAGATCACCAAAAGAGAAGAACTTGTTATAAATCATAAGCGAACTGAGAGAATTTACAAAGAAGAGAAGCTCTCTCTTCGTTTAAAAAAGAAAAATAAGAGAGCGAGACATTTAAGAGTTGTTCAAGTTCCTCCAGAAGCTCCTTTAAAAACGTGGTCGATGGATTTTGTCCATGACAGATGTTTCAGTGGGAGAAAAATTAAGTGCCTCACAATCATTGATCAGTTTTCTAAGAATTGCCCAATGATAAACGTCGGAGTGACAATGACAGGAGCTGAGGTTGCAAGAGCGCTTGATACTTTAAAAATTAAAATTGGGTTACCAGAAGTCATTTTTGTAGATAACGGGCCAGAGTTTGCGGGAAAAGATTTGGGGTTATGGGCGATGAAGAACAATGTGAAGCTGCATTTTATCGAGCCAGGAAAGCCTACTCAAAATGCGTTCATAGAATCGTTCAACGGGAAATTTAGAGCACAATGTTTGAATCAGCATTGGTTCCAAACGATCGAAGAAGCAAAGATTTTAATTGAAACATGGAGAAAGGAATACAATAATTTCAGACCTCATAGCTCTTTGAATGGTCTGACTCCGGAAGAATTTACTAGGCAATTTGAAATGAAAAAGATAAACGGTTTTGATCAGGATGTGAGATTAAAAGTAGTCTAGCGTTTGGGGTCAGGTCAAAACATTAGAGTGAGAAGCATTATGAAGAAGGGAAGAAACAATTAATCCATTAATCAGTGCAAAAACACCAATAACGACAACTTTAAAAAAAGTCACATCAATATTTATTTGCCAATTAATCTTTAGTAAAAAAAGAATAAGCGCTGACATTACTAACATGTCTGCTAAGTACGACCTAAGAAGATAAGTCTTGTCAGTTCTAATTTTGTAAAAGATTTTTGATGGTGTCATATATTTTACTTAACCGTCAAAAGGTCTAAGTTCATTCCAAATTCTGCAAATGTTTCTTTGATATCACTAATTTTGTGTGGGTAATGGGCACATTTGAAGTAATAACCTTTTGAACGAGACACACCACTCATTCCGTTGACGTATTTAACTGTACCAAAAGCCAAATCTTGTAGTTTTTCAGCAGTCGTGGCCTCTCTAAAAACGGCCGGGCCCATTTCTGATTCTGTCACCATTCCATGATGAGTATTGCACTCTTTCATATCTGCCCTATAAGAATCTGCTCCTTCACCGTAATAATAAGCACTATGACCTTTATTCAAGCTTCCACACTGAAGCAGGAATTCATTTTTGTTTGCGTCCCTCAGAGAGAATTCTTTTCCTTCTCCGAGATTAGACCAATCAAGATACACTCTTCTAAATTCGCCACGTCCTGAAAGAACCTGGCCTTTATTTAAAACGATTTTTTGACTCTCATTATTAACCAGCATGCAACCATAACCCCCACCATCTGTGATTAGACGGGCGCGGTTTACACCTATAATGATTTCTTTATTGATTGTGATTTTGACTGCATCGACAGCTTCAATGGCCGAGTACGTATTTCCAGAGAAGTCTTCAATATTTAAGTGTGAGGGAATTTCTTGTAAAGAAGCACTCATCGCGACTGCACTTGAGAGAAGTAGTGAAGACATTAAAAATGACTTAAGCATAGAGACCTCTTTTGAGTTTAAAATATAGGCCTAGAATACAGGGGGTCTGTTTCACTAAACAGATATCGTGTAATAATGAGTGCTGGTGTAAAAAGAATAGACAGGTTTAATACTAGAGAAGCTTAACTTGATCTGGGTCTAAGTACTCTTCTTTATAAAGAACGTAGGCCTTGTAATGATTGCCATACTGAGTGATCTCTTCTGGTGTAAGCGCTCGTTTCACGACCGCAGGGTTCCCCATAATCATACTATTTGGAGGATACTTCTTTCCAGGAGGAACGACGCTTCCTCCTGCCACAACTGAATTTGCCCCGATATAGGCCCCATCCATGATCACTGCACCCATACCGATCAGACAACTATCTTCAATCGTGCAGCCATGAAGAGTCACGCTGTGACCAATACTCACGTTCTCACCAATAGTGAGCGCGAAATCCTTCGTCACATGAAGCATGGTTAAATCTTGAACATTGGTGTTTTTTCCGACAGTGATAGTGTTGACGTCGCCGCGAGCGACACACTGATACCAGATATTGACGTTTTCAGCGAGAATGACTTTCCCGATGATATCGGCACTGGGAGCGATAAACACTCCCTTTCCTAATTGCGGGTTAATTCCTTTAAAGGAATAAAGAGGCATGATCCTATTGAGCTGCTGCTGCTGCAGGAGCTGCGCCTTCAACTAGCTTTTTCCATGGAAGACGTGAAACGTAAGCAGCAAGGTCTTTCATATCTTGTGGAGATAGACCTTTTAGGATTGGGTTCATAACTGGGTTTGAACGAACACCAGCTTTCATATCAGTAAGTTGTTTTTCAATGTACCAGTCGAACTGTCCACCGATGAAAGGAGCTTTTTGAGAAGCTTTCCCCTCTCCACCTTTACCGTGACAAGAAATACACTGATTATAAAGTTTGTGCCCTTTAACAAGCTCTGGAGTGTTCAGGTCTACAACTGGAGCGTATTCCTTTACTTCAACTTCTACTTCAGCAACTTTTTCTTTTGGAGCCGTTAGCTCATGAATAAGCTCAGTTCTTTTTTCGTAAGCTTCTTCTGTTTTATGAAGATCAAATTTAGCATTTGAAACTGGAAGAGATTTGTATGAGAACAGCACAAGCCCAAGTACGAACGCTGTTAATACACCTAAAAAAACCATCAATCTTGTCATGACTCTCCCGCCTTAGACCTTGAGAAAAAAAATATACGTTTAAGACTCGAATTATAGGGCATTATTAAAAACTTGGCAATTTTATACGCCTTGCAAAAGAATTTTTTCTACATCACTTAGAGTTTTTAATTCATGCAAGAGATTTAGATGTTCCCCTTTGATAAACCCTTCTGCATTTGAGTGTCTTAGATAAGACAGCAGTGAGTCATAAAAACCTTCGAAGTTTAAAATATAGCTCGGCTTCTGATGGTATTTTAATTGAGTCCAAGTCAGAACCTCAAACATCTCATCAAGGGTTCCCATTCCACCCGGTAAACTTAAAAAAGCATCTGCGTTGTCATACATAAGCTGCTTTCTTTGATGCATGTTATCCACTACGTGAAGTTGAGTCAGTCCACTGTGGGCCACTTCGTAATCGACTAATGCCTGAGGAATCACACCAATGACTCTTCCTTTATTTTTTAAAACGCTATCGGCAATCGCACCCATCAGTCCGATCGAAGCACCACCGTAAACTAAACCTACATTGTTTTTTACTAAAAGCTCGCCAATGGCATGGCCTAGCTCGAGATATTTAGAACCCTGGCCCGATGCCGAACCACAAAAGATGCAGAGGTTTTTCATTTAGAGCGCCCTTTATCAAAATAGAAGAAGTATTCTTTGTTACCGGTCTTCCCAAGAATGGGTGAATCACATTGATCGACCAGGAAAAATCCCTGGGCCTTACACCACTCTTTCATTTCGTGCATCATCACCAGGCGATGGCCTTCGCTTTTAACAATTCCATTCTGGTCTACACCTGTTGGACCAACTTCAAACTGCGGCTTCACCAAAGCGATGATCGCCCCTTTTGGTTTGACCAGATCGAAAATATTTTTAAGAACTAATTTTAATGAAATAAAAGAAAGATCCACGACGGCCAGGTCAACTTTTTCACTCAGCTCGAATGGATAACGGATATTAATTCCTTCGTGATTTTCCACGCGCGGGTCTGTGCGAAGAGACTGGGCCAATTGGTCATGGCCGACATCAATACAGTAAACTTTTTTAGCCCCTTGATGAAGAACATAATCAGTGAATCCGCCAGTGCTCGCACCGACATCGGCCACAACCAGTCCTTCCGGGTTAATTTGAAAACGAGCTAAAGCTCCTTCAATTTTATGGGCCCCACGAGAAACATACTGAACATCTTTTCTCACTTCTAAACCCTCGGCGGTTACTTGTTGAGAGGCCTTTTCGACTTTTTTCCCTTGATAAAACACCACGCCTTCTTCGATTAAAAGCAAGGCCTGCGACCTGGTCGAGGTCAGTTTTGCTTCAACGAGAACTTTATCTACGCGGTCTTTGGTCATAGTGAAACTGGAGTGATAACGATTTCAATCTGCTCTTCGTTTCGCTCAACGTGAGTGATGGTTTTCGTATCGCCTAAGTAAATATCCAGGTTGGGTTCGTTAAAAGTTTTAACGATCTTCCCATTGATATTGTAAAGATCACCTTTAATGCGCACGAAACCTGACGGTCCGTACTCATGAACACTTTGAACATAAAAAGCAGAGATATCGGCCTTAATCCCGTTTTTCATCTGAATGAGAATATGTTCTTTTTCATCCACTGACTGGATTGAATGTTGCTCTGTAGACAAGAAGAACCCTTTTCCGATTCCTTTTTTATAAATAAGGCTCACTTTTAAACCGATTTTTGCTTCCGCAACAGTTGTGAGCGCCATAAGGCTTAAGACTAATAAAATTTTCATTCTAAAATCTTAAAGGATGATGCTTAAGGCTTCAATCGAATTGTGTACAGATCAGACGTTTTGGTGCATACTTTGTTGACTACATATAGGGGTCAATAGCTCAGTTGGTTAGAGCTCCCGGCTCATAACCGGGTGGTCCTGGGTTCAAGTCCCGGTTGACCCACCAATTAAACCACTGGATGAATTTCTGGTGGTTTTGTTTCCTCTAAAAATTCACCAAACATAGTTACCCCAATTTCCTGACAATCTTATGAATAATCTTTTCTAACATTCCTCTATGAGTTACGTTGAGTGATTTTACCATTTCTCCAAGAAAAGTTTTTAAAATGGCCAATGATTTCGGGCCAACACAGCCCCGCAGCATTAAAATATGCGGCACTGTTAGTTAGTAAGTGCAAATCCCATTAGTTCTTAAAACATTTGCCAATTTTTTATTCGATTTTTCATCATCGCCTAAGACAACAAGTATTTTTTCACTATCAGGTTTATTACCCAAAGAACTTATCAGCATTGAGAAGGAAGAAATTTCATTTATATTATCTGAATTATCTTTTACAAAAACTCTATCGGAATCAGATGACTGCTTATAAATTGTAGTCTTTAAATCCAGGATCTTGTAATCTATTTTTTCTTTGAATCCATTCGCAAGTAAGACCTCCATGCATATACTATCTTTGCCTGCATTAATTACATAGCTTGGTAATATATCTCTTTTAAGTAATTTTTGAGCGAACTTGTGAGCTTGAGAGTTTTTATTTTCTTCAGCAAGGATTTTTATATTAAACCAAAAATCATCTTCAGTTAATTTTATATAATCTCCAACATTCTTCTCCAGGAATTCATTCATCTCAAATGAATCTGGCTTAACCAATATCTTTGAAATTGATTTTAAATATGAAGGAAGTATTGGAGAAGACTTTTTACTTTTCATCTCTCTTTCAATTAAATAACGGAAAATTGCTTCAGCCATATACTCTGCAACCTTAACCTTGCGATGATAGTAAACGGACTTATTCATCAGCTGTCTTGAAATAAGATAAGCCTCATAAGGCTTCACTCCTTTATAATATAAACCTAATGTTTTAGGATCATTCTTAGAATGTGTAATAACCTGAAGACAGTTTATTAGATATGTTAAATCAAATTTACCAATGCTAACTCCTGAAAAATGAGAATCTCGTAATAAATAGTCCATCCTATCTACATCTATCTGAGAAGAAACTATTTGCTTCAAGTAAGAAGGGTAGTATTTCTTTTTTGTTTTTTTAATAAATGGTGATGCAATCTTCATTGGATCAAGTTTCTGTTTTTTTATTGCTGCATAAATATCTGAGCTTTTATTTTTAATTATCTCTGCTGTCCAATGTTCATGCATCGGAATTACTTTTAACTTATGATCTTCGGCTAATCCCTCTAAAACATGTTCAAAGGAATGAGAAAAGGGTCCATGTCCGACATCGTGCAACAGGGCAGATAATATAACACTTTCAAAATCATTTTTAATTTCTTTCTGAATTGCATGATCTTGTTCAGATAACTTTCTCAACACTAACGAGGCTAAATAAGCAGCACCTAAAGAATGTGAAAATCTTGAATGAGTTGCTCCTGGAAAAACAAACGAAGCTAAACCTAATTGACTAATTCTTCTTAGTCTTTGAAACGAATTTGTGTCTATAGCTGATTTTAAAACTTTCTTTAACTTTTCATCGTTTCCAAAATCCATTACTTCATGAATTGGATCATTAATTATGATTCTTGCCATATACCCTCTCTGTCGGGAAAATAAATTCATGGAATGGCTTTATAAAGCCATCATTTAAATCAATAGCCCTAGCCTAGTAGTTTAAATTTTTAATTTACCTATCTTAAATCAAGCAGCACTATCGATTTCCTCATCTAACTCTTCTTTAGAATGAACCAATTCCGGTCTTTCAGCTAATTTTTTGTATTTCGCAACTAATTGTTTTAGAAGATCCGCTCTTGATTTAACAAGATGAGTGTTTGTTGATTTTTTTGTCTTTCCCATTGAGACTGCAGGAATTGCATTCCATAGCCTACAGAGTATGTCTTTATCAATTTCCACCTTATCATTGCCAACAATTTTTGCAACGTGATTTTTCAAAATAGATAGATGATGAATCATTTCTAAGACTAAATTCGCTTTCAACTTTACATCTGAAGCTTCTTCAAGAATATAAACAGCCATAAACCTATCATGTAGAAATTTTATCGAACGCAAGGCTTGATAAACTTTTAGATAGTCTTCATGATCTTTTGAATCTCTATCGGTACCATCAATCATTAAATCTTGATAGCCGGTTAATACGCTCTCTAAATTGTGAAAAAGCAATTCGTTTTTGACAGGCCCTAACCATTTTCCAACTTCGTGCCCATCAATAGCTAAAAGATTATTAATTTCTAAAATAGCTTTTTTAAAAGGTGGCAGCTCTGCTCCAGCTGCAGAGTCTTCTTCAATTTCTATGAAGTAAGTTAAATTCGTTAAAGCTCTCTTTTGATTTTTTGAAACTTCTTCTTTCGTATGTTTTTGATGCAGCTTCTCCCATACAAATACCAAAAGTCCTAAAATTAAAAATTCAAACAATCCTTCTGTTAATGTCCAATACCAATTATGATCGCTGCGATTAGAAGATTCAATTCTTACATAAGGTTGGTTTTCTAAAAAAGGCTTGTCCCAAACGAGCATTTGATTATTCTTTAATGTTTGAATTGCAACAATCGCCTTCACATCTGGACTCACATTTGTTCTTGCTTCATAAGCAGAAGAACCCCAAAAGCATAGTGCCCAAAATGCAGTAAGTATTAAAAGCGAGCTCTTAATATTTTTATGATCTAAAAAGAAGTTTTTTATCTTTATAAGTAGATTCATGAGAATGCCCCTTTCAATTAGTCTCCGAGCATCCTCATCGGTTATTATTTACCTACTCTTAAGACTTTTATCTCCTCTAACCTCCTTAAATCAAACAAATACCCATCTATATTAATCAAATAAGAATATAATCCTCACCACCCAGAACTCCACACAAATTCCGAATCCCCTTGAGGCATAACGATATCGCCTTCGACCGGAGCATAATGATTTCCTTTAATAGGATAAATATCTAACGTCAGCCCTTTATAGTAGGGGATGCTGTGAACCATTTTGGGTTGCCCCTTTTTATATTTCCCTGTCATCGGAACAAAGCTACAATCCATCGAATAGATCGAGCTGAAGTGATCAGTTCTTTTCTCCATCAAATAAAGCGTATCGCCTTGCACGTGTTTTAAAACAAAAAGTAAATGCCCGCCGACTCTCACTTGCTCATGAAAAGCTTTGGGTAAATCAAATGCGCCTGCGGAGAAGACAGCTTTGTCATAAGGAGCTTCAGGTTTCCATCCATCAACAGCATCCCCAGCATGAACTTCAACATTGGTAATTCCACAAGACTCAAAAGAAATTTTAGCGCGCTCAATAAGTTCTGGAATGATTTCAAGGCTTACGATTTTTCCTTTCGGGCCAACGATTCTACTCATTAAGGCCGCATTCCATCCGCTCCCTGTTCCTAATTCAAAAACGTTGTCACCTTCTTCGAGCTTTAGCATATCAATCATTCTTAAGACAAAGGACGGCTGGGATATAGTCGAGACGATCTGGCCTTCAGATGCATAAATCCCCAGAGGGAAATCGCCGTACAAATAGGGCAAGTACTCTTCAAGATTATTCTCGGTGATATTAATCCAGTCTCCATCAATGCGGAAAACAGGAACGAATTTATGGCGAGGAACTTCCATAAAAGCACGCTTTACTTTTTCACTCAATGGATGATGGATGTTATTTTGTTCGGCAATCTTGATTAATTGATTTTGGAATTCACTGACTGGCATATGACCTCCTCTTTGCTCATGATTGCACCGAATACAGAATTGCTCTAGACTGAAGATGTTTAATTTATTCTCAAGGACAATAGATGACTCAAGTGACTATCTACGATAAGTACGGTGGATATAATTTCTTTCATAAGATCATCTATGAGCTTTACTTAGAATTATTTGATCACATTGAAATTAGTTATCACTTCATTGGCGTCGACATTGAGCGCCTCTCTAATTTGCAAGCACAATACTTGTGTGAAGCGATTGGAGGACCAAAGATGTATGAGGGACGCAATATCGCAATCGTTCACAAATACTTGAGAGTAACAGACTATGAATTTGACACTGTTGCCACACGCTTTGCCGAAATCTTTAAGAGCAATGGATTAAATGATGAGGAAGTAAAGTTCATCATGAATTTTATTAAGTCTAAACAACCGGCCGTGGTCACTGCAAAAAACACAGCAATGGACAGGATCGCGCGCTGGATTTACAAACGCCTAAAAAAGATCAAAGGATTTTTTAAGCAACTAAGAAGCACATTCAAATTCTAAAATAAATGTGGTCCCGGTTGTCGGGGCCATGTCCTCCGCACTTTGAGAGACAACGGCAATTTTCCCGTCGAGCTTCTCTACATAGGTTTTAACGATAGGCAGACCAAATCCTGTTCCCTCTTCTCCCGATGTTCCTTTTCTAGATGTCTTGCTTCTCATGTCGAAAAGTTTTGGGAGGAGATCTTTTGGAATACCAATCCCTGAATCTTTTATATAGATAACTGCGTTGGTTTCTTTCTTTTCCACTTTGATAGAAATTTCACTTTTCTCTGGTGAAAACTTAATCGCATTGGAAAGAAGGTTCCCTAAGATTTGATGCAATAACA contains:
- a CDS encoding c-type cytochrome — translated: MTRLMVFLGVLTAFVLGLVLFSYKSLPVSNAKFDLHKTEEAYEKRTELIHELTAPKEKVAEVEVEVKEYAPVVDLNTPELVKGHKLYNQCISCHGKGGEGKASQKAPFIGGQFDWYIEKQLTDMKAGVRSNPVMNPILKGLSPQDMKDLAAYVSRLPWKKLVEGAAPAAAAAQ
- a CDS encoding protein-L-isoaspartate O-methyltransferase family protein — protein: MPVSEFQNQLIKIAEQNNIHHPLSEKVKRAFMEVPRHKFVPVFRIDGDWINITENNLEEYLPYLYGDFPLGIYASEGQIVSTISQPSFVLRMIDMLKLEEGDNVFELGTGSGWNAALMSRIVGPKGKIVSLEIIPELIERAKISFESCGITNVEVHAGDAVDGWKPEAPYDKAVFSAGAFDLPKAFHEQVRVGGHLLFVLKHVQGDTLYLMEKRTDHFSSIYSMDCSFVPMTGKYKKGQPKMVHSIPYYKGLTLDIYPIKGNHYAPVEGDIVMPQGDSEFVWSSGW
- a CDS encoding fatty acid desaturase, with protein sequence MVQIFGVRSVSTKLFNRIVGEYCGYWVLYGFTNFSLVHILHHQHSDDEMDPVNPKGMSFIVFLSAPMRYMIKAAKAYLFSVHGKEEDYQKIMKAQTVVFHLNLVLRLAIWYIFLGNFLFLFFYIPSFLTIVTIFAHINYVCHRDHVDGSVEIVNLNHNLYYKVANFFTMGGYFHKNHHTNMKLFNPMSLEHKHSKKKLLTIQSKIYLNPNEQYIFTGSFISKYFSLNSVWIHGERNRVLAPRKFNEHPTSWL
- a CDS encoding group I truncated hemoglobin, giving the protein MTQVTIYDKYGGYNFFHKIIYELYLELFDHIEISYHFIGVDIERLSNLQAQYLCEAIGGPKMYEGRNIAIVHKYLRVTDYEFDTVATRFAEIFKSNGLNDEEVKFIMNFIKSKQPAVVTAKNTAMDRIARWIYKRLKKIKGFFKQLRSTFKF
- a CDS encoding HD domain-containing protein; this translates as MARIIINDPIHEVMDFGNDEKLKKVLKSAIDTNSFQRLRRISQLGLASFVFPGATHSRFSHSLGAAYLASLVLRKLSEQDHAIQKEIKNDFESVILSALLHDVGHGPFSHSFEHVLEGLAEDHKLKVIPMHEHWTAEIIKNKSSDIYAAIKKQKLDPMKIASPFIKKTKKKYYPSYLKQIVSSQIDVDRMDYLLRDSHFSGVSIGKFDLTYLINCLQVITHSKNDPKTLGLYYKGVKPYEAYLISRQLMNKSVYYHRKVKVAEYMAEAIFRYLIEREMKSKKSSPILPSYLKSISKILVKPDSFEMNEFLEKNVGDYIKLTEDDFWFNIKILAEENKNSQAHKFAQKLLKRDILPSYVINAGKDSICMEVLLANGFKEKIDYKILDLKTTIYKQSSDSDRVFVKDNSDNINEISSFSMLISSLGNKPDSEKILVVLGDDEKSNKKLANVLRTNGICTY
- a CDS encoding IS3 family transposase, coding for MVSYIRDSYRMSCSRACRILDLQKATFYYKEVEDVAEIKLRARLKELAEKHPGFGLRTLHEITKREELVINHKRTERIYKEEKLSLRLKKKNKRARHLRVVQVPPEAPLKTWSMDFVHDRCFSGRKIKCLTIIDQFSKNCPMINVGVTMTGAEVARALDTLKIKIGLPEVIFVDNGPEFAGKDLGLWAMKNNVKLHFIEPGKPTQNAFIESFNGKFRAQCLNQHWFQTIEEAKILIETWRKEYNNFRPHSSLNGLTPEEFTRQFEMKKINGFDQDVRLKVV
- a CDS encoding TIGR00730 family Rossman fold protein, which translates into the protein MKNLCIFCGSASGQGSKYLELGHAIGELLVKNNVGLVYGGASIGLMGAIADSVLKNKGRVIGVIPQALVDYEVAHSGLTQLHVVDNMHQRKQLMYDNADAFLSLPGGMGTLDEMFEVLTWTQLKYHQKPSYILNFEGFYDSLLSYLRHSNAEGFIKGEHLNLLHELKTLSDVEKILLQGV
- a CDS encoding transposase is translated as MKKSKFSEEKIVHILQEAKSGNSTVQEVCRKHGITTVTYYAWKRKYNGVEVAELKKMKELEAENAKLKRLVANLSLDNLILKDINSKKW
- a CDS encoding TlyA family RNA methyltransferase, whose amino-acid sequence is MTKDRVDKVLVEAKLTSTRSQALLLIEEGVVFYQGKKVEKASQQVTAEGLEVRKDVQYVSRGAHKIEGALARFQINPEGLVVADVGASTGGFTDYVLHQGAKKVYCIDVGHDQLAQSLRTDPRVENHEGINIRYPFELSEKVDLAVVDLSFISLKLVLKNIFDLVKPKGAIIALVKPQFEVGPTGVDQNGIVKSEGHRLVMMHEMKEWCKAQGFFLVDQCDSPILGKTGNKEYFFYFDKGRSK
- a CDS encoding gamma carbonic anhydrase family protein codes for the protein MKAQLLQQQQLNRIMPLYSFKGINPQLGKGVFIAPSADIIGKVILAENVNIWYQCVARGDVNTITVGKNTNVQDLTMLHVTKDFALTIGENVSIGHSVTLHGCTIEDSCLIGMGAVIMDGAYIGANSVVAGGSVVPPGKKYPPNSMIMGNPAVVKRALTPEEITQYGNHYKAYVLYKEEYLDPDQVKLL